From the genome of Labrus bergylta chromosome 12, fLabBer1.1, whole genome shotgun sequence, one region includes:
- the aaas gene encoding aladin isoform X2 has translation MCSLALFPPPLPCGQTTLCESNNELLSGATTEDRLKQDSSPLSLHFPRESLKLHSRTESSSKAAFLDHSETLWMRSAAAWRDGGFTGLLNEITNSHTEVPKWLSVSSGCILALLQRASSFHGSLFPHLTLSSEDMIAEFSQILNWSDCVVRAFAWHTHTDKFAVALLDDSIKIYNPKSATTPTLKHRLQRSVAAVQWKPLCASALAVACQNCLLVWHVDPCSLSTRPSSGCAQVLSHPGHSPVTSIAWSPSGSLLVSASPMDTAMMVWDVASEIGVPLQRVGGGGVTFLSWSPDGSHVLASTPSALFRVWETRMWTCERWPGLKGRCQSGCWSPDGSRLLFAVQGEAVIYALTFTDAPGVPTSTSNGPQAATVLADLSETTFNTPDGDIIVGGEIQSIAWDPTGERLAVLLKGDSQAADRPAVIAVFKTRTNPIFELLPCGFVQGESGAEPRLMQFHPMFEHGALLTVCWSNGRITHVPFYFLSTGVPQFGLSGSPSLPRLQARPADFANQSLFTELIS, from the exons ATGTGCTCTCTCGCGTTGTTTCCCCCTCCGTTACCCTGCGGACAGACCACTCTGTGCGAGTCCAACAATGAGCTGCTGTCAGGAGCCACCACTGAAGACCGGCTCAAACAG GACTCCAGCCCTCTCAGTCTTCATTTCCCCCGAGAGTCTCTGAAGCTGCACAGTCgcacagagagcagcagcaaGGCAGCCTTCCTGGACCACTCTGAAACTCTGTGGATGAGGAGTGCAGCAGCATG GCGGGATGGTGGCTTCACGGGGCTACTTAATGAAAttacaaactctcacacagaAG TGCCGAAATGGCTGTCGGTGAGCTCTGGTTGTATCTTGGCATTACTCCAAAGAGCGTCCTCCTTTCATGGCTCCCTGTTTCCTCATCTCACA TTGAGCAGTGAGGACATGATTGCTGAGTTTTCACAGATACTGAACTG GTCTGACTGTGTGGTGCGAGCCTTTGCCTGGCATACTCACACTGATAAGTTTGCTGTAGCCCTCCTGGACGACTCCATCAAGATATACAACCCTAAAAG TGCCACAACTCCCACGCTGAAGCACCGTCTGCAGAGGAGCGTTGCAGCTGTGCAGTGGAAGCCTCTGTGTGCCTCTGCCCTCGCCGTCGCTTGTCAAAACTGTTTGCTGGTCTGGCACGTGGACCCCTGCTCGCTATCAACCAG ACCATCCTCTGGTTGTGCTCAAGTTCTGTCTCATCCCGGTCACTCGCCTGTCACTTCCATCGCCTGGTCTCCAAGCGGCTCCCTCCTCGTGTCGGCCTCGCCCATGGACACCGCAATGATG GTTTGGGATGTAGCTTCAGAAATCGGTGTGCCGCTTCAGCGTGTTGGAGGAGGCGGCGTCACATTTCTGTCCTGGTCCCCTGATGGTAGCCACGTCCTGGCCTCTACACCATCAGCCTTATTCAG GGTTTGGGAGACCAGGATGTGGACATGTGAGCGTTGGCCTGGTTTAAAAGGACGCTGCCAG TCTGGCTGTTGGAGTCCAGATGGGAGTCGACTTCTCTTCGCAGTACAGGGAGAAGCGGTCATCTATGCTCTGACCTTCACTGACGCACCAg GAGTACCTACAAGCACATCAAATGGGCCTCAGGCAGCAACAGTGTTGGCTGACCTATCAGAGACAACCTTTAACACACCAGATGGAGACATCAT TGTGGGTGGAGAGATCCAGTCTATAGCCTGGGACCCAACAGGAGAGAGGCTCGCGGTGCTTCTCAAAG gtGATTCTCAGGCAGCGGACCGGCCTGCAGTCATAGCTGTGTTTAAGACAAGAACCAACCCAATTTTTGAGCTTTTGCCATG tgGTTTTGTTCAAGGGGAGTCCGGCGCAGAGCCAAGACTGATGCAGTTCCACCCCATGTTTGAGCACGGCGCTCTGCTCACAGTG TGTTGGTCCAATGGAAGAATTACACACGTGCCTTTCTACTTCCTGAGTACTGGCGTCCCTCAGTTCGGCCTCAGTGGCAGTCCGTCTCTGCCACGACTTCAAGCAAGACCTGCAGACTTTGCTAATCAATCGCTCTTTACAGAGCTCATCTCTTGA
- the aaas gene encoding aladin isoform X1, with protein MCSLALFPPPLPCGQTTLCESNNELLSGATTEDRLKQDSSPLSLHFPRESLKLHSRTESSSKAAFLDHSETLWMRSAAAWRDGGFTGLLNEITNSHTEVPKWLSVSSGCILALLQRASSFHGSLFPHLTLSSEDMIAEFSQILNWSDCVVRAFAWHTHTDKFAVALLDDSIKIYNPKSATTPTLKHRLQRSVAAVQWKPLCASALAVACQNCLLVWHVDPCSLSTRPSSGCAQVLSHPGHSPVTSIAWSPSGSLLVSASPMDTAMMVWDVASEIGVPLQRVGGGGVTFLSWSPDGSHVLASTPSALFRVWETRMWTCERWPGLKGRCQSGCWSPDGSRLLFAVQGEAVIYALTFTDAPAGVPTSTSNGPQAATVLADLSETTFNTPDGDIIVGGEIQSIAWDPTGERLAVLLKGDSQAADRPAVIAVFKTRTNPIFELLPCGFVQGESGAEPRLMQFHPMFEHGALLTVCWSNGRITHVPFYFLSTGVPQFGLSGSPSLPRLQARPADFANQSLFTELIS; from the exons ATGTGCTCTCTCGCGTTGTTTCCCCCTCCGTTACCCTGCGGACAGACCACTCTGTGCGAGTCCAACAATGAGCTGCTGTCAGGAGCCACCACTGAAGACCGGCTCAAACAG GACTCCAGCCCTCTCAGTCTTCATTTCCCCCGAGAGTCTCTGAAGCTGCACAGTCgcacagagagcagcagcaaGGCAGCCTTCCTGGACCACTCTGAAACTCTGTGGATGAGGAGTGCAGCAGCATG GCGGGATGGTGGCTTCACGGGGCTACTTAATGAAAttacaaactctcacacagaAG TGCCGAAATGGCTGTCGGTGAGCTCTGGTTGTATCTTGGCATTACTCCAAAGAGCGTCCTCCTTTCATGGCTCCCTGTTTCCTCATCTCACA TTGAGCAGTGAGGACATGATTGCTGAGTTTTCACAGATACTGAACTG GTCTGACTGTGTGGTGCGAGCCTTTGCCTGGCATACTCACACTGATAAGTTTGCTGTAGCCCTCCTGGACGACTCCATCAAGATATACAACCCTAAAAG TGCCACAACTCCCACGCTGAAGCACCGTCTGCAGAGGAGCGTTGCAGCTGTGCAGTGGAAGCCTCTGTGTGCCTCTGCCCTCGCCGTCGCTTGTCAAAACTGTTTGCTGGTCTGGCACGTGGACCCCTGCTCGCTATCAACCAG ACCATCCTCTGGTTGTGCTCAAGTTCTGTCTCATCCCGGTCACTCGCCTGTCACTTCCATCGCCTGGTCTCCAAGCGGCTCCCTCCTCGTGTCGGCCTCGCCCATGGACACCGCAATGATG GTTTGGGATGTAGCTTCAGAAATCGGTGTGCCGCTTCAGCGTGTTGGAGGAGGCGGCGTCACATTTCTGTCCTGGTCCCCTGATGGTAGCCACGTCCTGGCCTCTACACCATCAGCCTTATTCAG GGTTTGGGAGACCAGGATGTGGACATGTGAGCGTTGGCCTGGTTTAAAAGGACGCTGCCAG TCTGGCTGTTGGAGTCCAGATGGGAGTCGACTTCTCTTCGCAGTACAGGGAGAAGCGGTCATCTATGCTCTGACCTTCACTGACGCACCAg CAGGAGTACCTACAAGCACATCAAATGGGCCTCAGGCAGCAACAGTGTTGGCTGACCTATCAGAGACAACCTTTAACACACCAGATGGAGACATCAT TGTGGGTGGAGAGATCCAGTCTATAGCCTGGGACCCAACAGGAGAGAGGCTCGCGGTGCTTCTCAAAG gtGATTCTCAGGCAGCGGACCGGCCTGCAGTCATAGCTGTGTTTAAGACAAGAACCAACCCAATTTTTGAGCTTTTGCCATG tgGTTTTGTTCAAGGGGAGTCCGGCGCAGAGCCAAGACTGATGCAGTTCCACCCCATGTTTGAGCACGGCGCTCTGCTCACAGTG TGTTGGTCCAATGGAAGAATTACACACGTGCCTTTCTACTTCCTGAGTACTGGCGTCCCTCAGTTCGGCCTCAGTGGCAGTCCGTCTCTGCCACGACTTCAAGCAAGACCTGCAGACTTTGCTAATCAATCGCTCTTTACAGAGCTCATCTCTTGA